A window from Theobroma cacao cultivar B97-61/B2 chromosome 3, Criollo_cocoa_genome_V2, whole genome shotgun sequence encodes these proteins:
- the LOC18606739 gene encoding cellulose synthase-like protein G3, translating into MDGRGLRARRTTHAPPLHKFEPLRRTALNRLFAAVYACAIIALLYRHAQTLLYPATSLLSFSLSLSLLISDLVLAFMWTGAQAFRMCPIRRKEFPENLRKIIKEEDFPGLDVFICTADPYKEPPMNVVNTALSLMAYDYPTEKISVYVSDDGGSAFTLFAFMEAAKFASHWLPFCREHNMMERSPEVYFASTYHSWSPEIEKIKMMYKTMKVKVEHIVDKGEISDEYIVDNEYREAFSKWTDGFTRMDHPAVVQVILDKSKDRDVLGNFLPSLIYVSRQKSKTSPHHFKAGALNVLLRVSAVMTNAPLILTQDCDMYSNDPQTPLRVLCYLLDPALQSKLAYIQFPQRFHGLNQTDIYASEYKREFQINTMGLDGLIGPGYMGSGCFFRRRAFFGGPSTLVQPEIPELSPDHVVDKPINSREILSLAHNVAGCDYENQTEHWGFKNGFRYGSLVEDFYTGYRLQCEGWKSLFCHPERAAFLGDVPITLLDLLSQCNRWCIGLLEVAFSKFNTLIFGSRSMGLLMGLAYSHYAFWPIWCIPVTLYSFVPQLALLNKVSIFPKVSEPWCFLYVFLFLGAYGQDLLDFVLARGTVQRWWNAQRMWMIRALSCYLFSSVEYLLKSLRISTHAFSLTSKVLDDEQSKRYGQGIFEFGVPSPLFVPLTMAAIINLFSFAWGLTEFWDNGNKEGLALQMVLAGFIVLNCLPIYGAIALRSDKGKMPTQIIVISTFLSVALYTFAYLILKQ; encoded by the exons ATGGACGGCCGAGGTCTAAGAGCACGACGCACTACCCATGCTCCTCCTCTCCACAAGTTTGAACCCCTCAGGCGCACGGCCTTGAACCGCCTCTTTGCGGCGGTTTACGCCTGTGCTATTATAGCTTTACTCTATCGCCATGCACAAACACTTCTATACCCAGCAACCAGCttactctctttctctttgagCCTCTCCTTGCTCATCTCTGATCTCGTTCTTGCCTTCATGTGGACAGGCGCACAAGCTTTCCGAATGTGCCCAATTCGTCGCAAGGAGTTTCCCGAAAACCTCAGAAAAATCATCAAGGAAGAAGATTTCCCAGGGTTGGACGTGTTCATATGCACGGCTGATCCTTACAAGGAGCCACCGATGAATGTGGTGAACACAGCCCTCTCGTTGATGGCTTATGATTATCCAACAGAGAAGATTTCGGTCTATGTATCGGACGATGGAGGATCAGCCTTCACTCTCTTTGCTTTCATGGAGGCCGCTAAGTTTGCCAGTCACTGGTTACCATTTTGCAGGGAGCATAATATGATGGAAAGGAGCCCTGAAGTGTATTTTGCATCTACTTATCATTCCTGGAGCCCTGAGATTGAGAAGATTAAG ATGATGTACAAGACTATGAAAGTGAAGGTAGAACACATTGTTGATAAAGGGGAAATTAGTGACGAATACATTGTAGACAATGAATATCGAGAAGCTTTTAGTAAATGGACCGATGGGTTTACTCGTATGGATCATCCTGCTGTCGTTCAG GTTATCTTAGATAAGAGCAAAGATAGGGACGTTTTAGGCAATTTCTTGCCAAGTCTCATTTATGTCTCGAGACAGAAAAGTAAGACTTCTCCTCACCACTTTAAAGCTGGAGCTCTGAATGTTCTG TTACGAGTATCAGCTGTTATGACCAATGCGCCATTAATCTTGACCCAAGACTGTGACATGTACTCGaatgatcctcaaactcctcTCCGGGTGCTATGTTATCTATTAGACCCTGCACTTCAATCAAAATTGGCTTACATTCAATTTCCCCAACGATTTCATGGCCTTAACCAAACTGACATCTATGCTTCTGAGTATAAACGAGAGTTTCAAATTAATACTATGGGTTTAGATGGGCTAATAGGTCCAGGTTATATGGGATCAGGTTGCTTCTTTCGCCGACGAGCTTTTTTCGGCGGCCCATCAACTTTGGTGCAGCCGGAAATCCCTGAACTCAGCCCAGACCATGTGGTAGACAAGCCCATTAATTCTCGAGAAATTTTGTCATTGGCACACAATGTAGCAGGTTGCGACTATGAGAACCAAACCGAACATTGGGGCTTCAAG AATGGGTTTAGATATGGATCTTTGGTTGAGGACTTTTACACAGGATATCGGCTTCAGTGTGAAGGATGGAAGAGCTTATTCTGCCATCCTGAGAGGGCTGCATTTTTAGGGGATGTGCCAATTACCCTTTTAGATTTACTTAGTCAATGCAATAGATGGTGCATCGGCCTTTTAGAAGTGGCCTTTTCCAAATTTAACACTCTCATCTTCGGTTCTCGTTCTATGGGCCTTTTGATGGGATTAGCTTATTCTCACTATGCATTTTGGCCTATCTGGTGCATTCCGGTCACCCTTTATTCTTTCGTCCCCCAATTAGCTTTGCTTAACAAAGTCAGCATCTTCCCAAAG GTATCAGAACCATGGTGTTTCttatatgtttttcttttcctcggCGCTTATGGGCAAGATTTACTTGACTTTGTCCTAGCTAGAGGCACTGTCCAAAGGTGGTGGAATGCTCAAAGGATGTGGATGATAAGGGCGCTTTCATGTTACTTGTTCAGTTCAGTTGAGTACCTGCTCAAGTCCTTAAGGATTTCCACTCATGCTTTTAGCCTAACAAGCAAGGTGCTTGATGATGAACAAAGTAAGAGATATGGCCAAGGCATCTTTGAGTTCGGAGTCCCCTCCCCCTTGTTTGTGCCATTGACAATGGCAGCAATAATCAACTTATTCTCATTCGCATGGGGATTGACCGAGTTTTGGGATAATGGCAACAAAGAAGGCCTCGCTTTGCAGATGGTATTAGCAGGATTCATTGTTTTGAATTGCTTGCCAATTTATGGAGCCATTGCCTTGAGGAGTGACAAAGGAAAAATGCCCACCCAAATTATAGTCATTTCAACATTTCTGTCTGTGGCTCTTTATACTTTCGCTTATCTCATTCTCAAGCAATAA